In a genomic window of Arcticibacter tournemirensis:
- a CDS encoding tetratricopeptide repeat protein — protein MFKRILILLLLPISVTVMGQENKVVTVTGGALTQVDSSNVKKNFYSALQKKTTGNIEQAADLFLNVIETEPHNDAALYELGALYHAQNKETEAEDFALRAVTVNSENKWYWLLLSDIYKKNSDVKKLVPVFDELIRLEPEKENYYFDKANALSLLNKSTEAEAVYQEIETRFGPSAVLDEERKRLSLKKEDPSTAITRLEKSIKKEPKDINNYLTLAELYIKTGKPGKAHDLLKKAQKEDPDNSFVHLLLSDVYQSEGKTAEAFSEIKRAFADNHLPIDIKVQIILSYFNRIKDPAVLSGVTELALITTEAHPDDAKAHALYGDVLFQGQKLEEAKQSYKKALTLNRNVYLIWAQLLQLETAQNKFKEVIDDGESAIALFPNEPDLYFFSATAYAQSNNHEKAVAYLKNALNLNPKKWIQESDIYSSLGNSLHSLKKYKESDEAFEKSLQLNPDNVYTLNNYAYYLSLRGEGLDKAAEMSLRSNELKPDNASFEDTYAWVLFMQKKYAEARIWIEKAIKNNSSSGIQYEHYGDILFHLGEKDFAVEQWEKAKGKGIKSVTLEKKINEKKFFE, from the coding sequence ATGTTTAAAAGAATTCTTATTTTATTATTGCTGCCAATTTCTGTCACCGTTATGGGGCAGGAGAATAAGGTCGTTACTGTAACCGGAGGTGCATTAACCCAGGTTGACAGCAGCAATGTTAAAAAGAATTTTTATTCAGCACTTCAGAAAAAAACAACCGGAAACATCGAGCAGGCGGCTGATTTATTTCTGAATGTTATAGAAACGGAGCCTCACAATGATGCCGCTCTTTATGAGCTCGGGGCTTTATATCATGCTCAAAATAAAGAAACCGAAGCTGAAGACTTTGCCCTTAGGGCTGTTACTGTAAATTCCGAAAACAAATGGTACTGGCTTCTTCTTTCGGACATTTATAAGAAAAACTCGGACGTAAAAAAACTGGTACCCGTGTTTGACGAACTTATAAGACTCGAACCCGAAAAGGAAAACTACTATTTCGATAAAGCCAACGCTTTATCCTTGCTTAATAAAAGTACCGAAGCCGAAGCCGTTTATCAGGAAATAGAAACCCGGTTTGGACCGTCGGCTGTATTGGATGAGGAACGTAAAAGGTTATCGCTTAAAAAAGAGGACCCTTCAACTGCTATCACGAGACTGGAAAAATCGATAAAGAAAGAGCCAAAAGATATAAATAACTATCTCACTCTCGCTGAACTTTATATTAAAACGGGGAAGCCCGGAAAAGCCCATGATTTGTTAAAGAAGGCGCAGAAGGAAGATCCGGACAACTCTTTCGTTCATCTTCTGCTTTCGGATGTTTACCAGTCTGAGGGAAAAACAGCGGAAGCATTCTCAGAAATAAAGAGAGCTTTTGCAGACAATCATTTACCGATAGACATAAAAGTACAAATAATCCTTTCCTATTTTAATCGCATTAAGGACCCTGCAGTACTTTCGGGCGTTACAGAGCTTGCATTAATTACCACTGAGGCTCATCCCGACGATGCAAAAGCACATGCCCTTTATGGAGATGTGTTATTTCAGGGACAAAAACTTGAGGAAGCCAAACAATCTTATAAGAAAGCGCTGACACTCAACAGGAACGTTTATCTCATATGGGCCCAGTTGCTACAGCTTGAGACTGCGCAGAACAAATTTAAAGAAGTGATTGATGATGGAGAGAGTGCAATAGCTTTGTTCCCTAATGAGCCTGACCTCTATTTCTTTTCGGCCACAGCCTATGCACAGAGTAATAATCACGAAAAGGCAGTTGCTTATTTAAAGAACGCCTTAAACCTGAACCCCAAAAAATGGATACAAGAATCGGATATTTATTCAAGCCTTGGAAATTCCTTACACAGCTTAAAGAAATATAAAGAATCGGACGAAGCCTTTGAAAAGTCACTACAGCTAAATCCCGACAATGTCTACACTTTAAACAATTATGCCTATTATTTATCGTTAAGAGGAGAAGGGCTCGATAAGGCTGCAGAAATGTCGCTCCGGTCAAATGAGCTCAAGCCTGATAACGCATCCTTTGAAGACACTTATGCCTGGGTATTATTTATGCAAAAGAAATATGCCGAAGCGCGGATATGGATAGAAAAAGCTATAAAGAACAATAGTAGTAGCGGTATTCAATACGAACATTATGGGGATATTTTGTTCCACCTGGGAGAAAAGGATTTCGCCGTAGAGCAATGGGAAAAGGCAAAAGGTAAAGGCATCAAATCAGTAACCCTTGAAAAAAAGATCAATGAGAAAAAGTTTTTTGAATAA
- a CDS encoding Sec-independent protein translocase subunit TatA/TatB — translation MLDSILLFLNMGGPEMMVVLFAILLLFGGKKLPELARGLGKGMREFKDASEGVKREINRNINAVNDDLSVDLDSKPSEAQKNETEQSHINS, via the coding sequence ATGTTGGATTCAATATTGTTATTTCTGAATATGGGTGGACCGGAAATGATGGTGGTATTATTTGCCATCCTGTTGTTGTTCGGCGGCAAAAAGTTACCGGAGTTGGCCAGAGGTCTTGGAAAGGGTATGCGCGAATTCAAAGACGCATCAGAAGGTGTGAAACGTGAAATAAATCGCAATATCAACGCAGTAAATGACGATCTCAGTGTTGATCTTGATAGTAAGCCTTCAGAGGCCCAGAAAAACGAAACTGAACAATCACATATAAATTCATAA
- a CDS encoding acylphosphatase — protein MKHLNITISGKVQGVSFRAATKAIADQLSIKGLIINQPDGTVYIEAEGDSFSLNYMIEWCNEGPDKAVIEKVEVVEGELKNYRNFEVVKRIAG, from the coding sequence GTGAAGCATTTGAATATTACTATAAGCGGGAAAGTGCAAGGCGTTTCGTTCAGGGCTGCAACAAAAGCTATTGCGGATCAGCTTTCGATAAAAGGATTGATTATCAATCAACCGGACGGCACAGTTTATATAGAAGCTGAAGGTGATTCCTTTTCATTAAATTACATGATCGAATGGTGTAACGAAGGTCCCGATAAAGCGGTGATCGAAAAAGTCGAGGTGGTAGAGGGTGAGCTAAAAAACTATCGTAATTTTGAAGTGGTAAAGAGGATAGCAGGCTAA
- a CDS encoding DUF4292 domain-containing protein translates to MRKSFLNKIIIIAGIVVVFGCKARKEAAPIPSPKETVSSAKPVSATETVLKNISTGQFDFKTLSLKARAELSIGNNNNDVGMNIRIRKDETIWVSITAIAGLEVARALITPDSIKVMNRLEGIYTAKPFSYIYQYANRQIDFKALQALLVGNAIPGTVSDRSDAEILGNQVRLSGNLSGILYKLTFNPDNKLVENNLKDSATGKELLAGYSNFQVIAGMKVPSSVRLSSAAQNKSVLIELKYNSVSMNETIEFPFSVPKRFQVN, encoded by the coding sequence ATGAGAAAAAGTTTTTTGAATAAAATAATCATCATCGCAGGAATTGTTGTGGTATTCGGCTGTAAGGCCAGAAAGGAAGCAGCCCCTATCCCTTCGCCAAAGGAGACTGTAAGCTCAGCTAAACCAGTGTCGGCAACCGAAACAGTATTGAAGAATATTTCAACGGGTCAGTTCGACTTTAAAACTCTTTCTTTAAAAGCCAGGGCTGAATTGAGTATCGGAAACAATAACAACGATGTCGGCATGAATATCCGGATCCGAAAAGATGAAACAATCTGGGTGTCGATAACAGCTATTGCCGGACTGGAAGTCGCACGGGCGCTTATTACTCCCGACAGCATTAAGGTAATGAATCGTCTCGAGGGAATTTATACGGCAAAACCGTTTAGCTATATTTATCAATATGCAAACAGGCAAATTGACTTCAAGGCATTACAGGCCCTGCTCGTTGGGAATGCCATTCCAGGGACAGTGTCGGATCGCTCAGACGCCGAGATCCTGGGAAACCAGGTACGGCTAAGCGGCAACCTGTCGGGCATACTTTATAAGCTTACCTTCAATCCCGACAACAAACTTGTTGAGAACAACCTGAAAGATTCGGCCACTGGCAAGGAACTCTTAGCCGGGTACAGCAATTTTCAGGTTATTGCAGGAATGAAGGTCCCTTCCAGTGTCAGACTTAGCTCTGCGGCACAGAATAAGAGCGTTCTTATAGAGCTTAAATACAATTCTGTATCAATGAACGAGACTATTGAATTCCCTTTCAGTGTTCCCAAAAGATTTCAAGTAAACTAA
- a CDS encoding LysM peptidoglycan-binding domain-containing protein: MMRKTTASALFLLAGMITISFSSTSMAATGSKQLSQTTGNNTDSLNYKQSLQIIQNKIPLTYNEYVQRFIDSYTTSQKARFSKMLGLSKYYFPIYEKVFKERNVPEELKYISVIESSLNPDAVSRVGATGPWQFMYGTGKIYGLTIDDWVDERKDPVKACNAAASYFLDSYFLYDDWLLAIASYNCGRNNIKWAIAKAGGKKDFWAIREYLPVETRNYVPAFIATAYVMTNYWKHNINPSEPDFNINTDVITVNAAVSLKDIARAANISEEELSILNPSLKKPIINGSVKDPKNLIIPVTKQLSYNTLYEVLNGAWDGKASVMNASYSAEGSRGGQISHKVKPGETILDVANQYGTEVQDIKVWNNLKTSAVVPGQVIKILSPKITPSVVKKESTTGNGYITYEVKQGDTLSSIAQKFDGATEEEIRVINQLKHASAVKPGMILKIMGG, translated from the coding sequence ATGATGAGAAAAACTACGGCCTCGGCCCTGTTTTTGCTCGCTGGGATGATCACAATATCGTTCTCATCGACAAGCATGGCAGCTACCGGCAGCAAACAGCTATCACAAACAACGGGAAACAATACTGACTCACTAAATTATAAACAATCCCTCCAAATTATTCAGAATAAAATTCCGCTTACGTATAATGAGTACGTTCAAAGGTTCATAGACAGCTATACCACTTCGCAAAAGGCGCGGTTTTCAAAAATGCTGGGACTTTCTAAATATTACTTCCCCATTTATGAAAAAGTATTCAAGGAACGGAATGTTCCTGAGGAATTAAAATATATTTCGGTAATTGAATCATCGCTTAATCCCGATGCCGTCTCGAGAGTGGGAGCAACCGGCCCATGGCAATTTATGTACGGGACTGGAAAAATCTACGGCCTGACAATAGATGATTGGGTAGATGAGCGTAAAGATCCTGTAAAGGCATGTAATGCCGCTGCCAGCTACTTCCTCGACTCTTACTTCTTGTATGACGACTGGCTTCTCGCTATTGCATCCTACAACTGCGGTCGAAATAATATAAAATGGGCGATAGCAAAGGCAGGCGGTAAAAAAGACTTTTGGGCCATACGGGAGTATCTTCCGGTAGAAACGCGCAATTATGTACCGGCGTTTATTGCTACGGCTTATGTAATGACTAATTACTGGAAGCACAATATTAATCCGTCGGAGCCTGATTTTAACATTAACACCGACGTTATTACAGTGAACGCCGCCGTTTCGCTAAAAGATATAGCCAGGGCTGCTAATATTAGTGAGGAAGAGCTAAGTATTCTGAATCCCTCTTTAAAAAAACCGATCATCAACGGCAGCGTAAAAGATCCCAAAAACCTCATTATCCCCGTTACGAAGCAACTTTCGTATAACACTTTATATGAAGTACTGAACGGTGCCTGGGATGGCAAAGCAAGCGTTATGAACGCTTCATATAGTGCTGAGGGGAGCCGTGGCGGACAAATAAGTCATAAAGTAAAACCCGGTGAAACAATTCTGGATGTCGCCAATCAATACGGCACAGAAGTCCAGGACATAAAAGTTTGGAACAATCTAAAGACATCTGCAGTTGTACCCGGACAGGTTATAAAAATATTATCCCCTAAGATCACTCCCTCTGTTGTGAAGAAAGAGAGCACTACCGGCAATGGTTACATTACTTATGAAGTAAAGCAGGGCGACACACTTTCCTCAATAGCGCAAAAGTTTGACGGAGCCACTGAAGAAGAGATCAGGGTGATCAATCAGCTCAAACATGCCTCAGCTGTTAAGCCGGGGATGATCCTCAAAATAATGGGAGGCTAA
- the dut gene encoding dUTP diphosphatase produces the protein MNIKVINRSDNPMPAYETIHAAGMDIRASVNEEVCIKPFQRVLIPTGLYIELPEGYEAQIRPRSGLALKNGITVLNSPGTIDADYRGEVKILLINLSDTDFMVQNGDRIAQMIIAKHEQAEWVQAEILNETTRGTGGYGHTGV, from the coding sequence ATGAATATTAAAGTAATTAATCGTTCGGACAACCCAATGCCTGCATACGAAACGATACATGCAGCAGGAATGGATATCAGGGCTTCTGTAAATGAGGAAGTTTGTATTAAGCCATTTCAACGGGTGCTCATTCCCACTGGTTTATACATCGAATTGCCCGAGGGTTACGAAGCACAGATACGACCACGCAGTGGTTTAGCGTTAAAAAATGGAATCACTGTACTCAACTCGCCGGGAACTATCGACGCAGATTATAGGGGTGAGGTAAAAATCCTCCTGATAAATTTGTCAGATACGGATTTCATGGTACAGAACGGCGACCGGATTGCGCAGATGATCATAGCCAAACATGAACAGGCAGAATGGGTACAGGCTGAAATTTTAAATGAAACAACCAGAGGTACTGGCGGTTATGGACATACAGGAGTTTAA
- a CDS encoding oligosaccharide flippase family protein, which translates to MSTLKKFAGQTAIYGISTVISRFLNFILTPIYVGLYPAKVYGILTTLFSWASILNAILSFGMETTFFRFLNKHGNKRKVYSNTFFTVAVVAVAFTIIALFASQGIARWMYRENVASLEDYKIFIKLFIWILCIDALSVIPFAKLRADGRPIKYATIKLINISCFVGINLFFLFIVPLAIKNGWPLSSFFEQWFRHAWVGYVFIANLVASIVTLLLLLPELLQLTFDIDTRLISEMFLYSFPVLIANLSFIINENSDKLFLEKLLPGDVASTQVGIYGACSKIAIFLSIFIQAFRLGAEPFFFSYAKNRNAGETYAKIMHYFIIAISLIFVALVANIDLLKYFIRSHDPDQRILYWSGLQVVPVLLFGYVSLGIYMNLSIWYKLSDQTRYGLYISGIGAILTIVLNVIFIPKYSYIASAWISLFTYFTMMVLSYILGQKNYPIPYNLKKALLYLILAILTVVLSFNVFQRNIIAGNVLLVIFAAIAFFKERKELLQIMGKGNERS; encoded by the coding sequence TTGTCAACTTTAAAGAAATTTGCCGGACAAACGGCGATCTACGGAATCAGTACCGTTATATCCAGATTTTTAAACTTTATTCTTACCCCTATATATGTCGGTCTATATCCGGCAAAGGTGTATGGGATACTCACAACTTTATTTAGCTGGGCTTCCATTCTTAACGCTATCCTATCCTTTGGCATGGAAACCACGTTTTTTAGATTTTTAAACAAACATGGCAATAAGCGAAAGGTATACAGCAACACTTTTTTTACTGTAGCCGTTGTGGCAGTGGCCTTTACAATAATAGCTCTCTTTGCATCACAGGGTATTGCGCGGTGGATGTACCGTGAAAATGTAGCCAGCCTGGAAGATTACAAGATATTTATAAAGCTTTTCATCTGGATACTTTGTATTGACGCGCTGTCTGTTATTCCTTTTGCGAAATTAAGGGCCGACGGTAGGCCAATAAAATATGCCACCATAAAGCTTATTAATATTTCGTGCTTTGTAGGGATAAACCTGTTCTTCCTTTTTATAGTACCGCTGGCCATTAAGAACGGATGGCCTCTCTCATCCTTCTTTGAGCAATGGTTCAGGCATGCATGGGTCGGGTATGTGTTTATTGCTAACCTGGTAGCAAGTATTGTCACACTGCTGCTGTTGTTGCCGGAACTGCTTCAGCTGACTTTTGACATCGACACCAGGCTTATCAGTGAAATGTTCCTATACAGCTTTCCGGTACTTATTGCTAATCTGTCATTCATAATTAATGAGAATTCTGACAAGCTTTTTCTGGAAAAATTACTACCCGGCGATGTCGCCAGTACGCAGGTGGGTATATACGGCGCCTGCAGCAAAATCGCCATCTTCCTCAGTATTTTTATACAGGCATTCAGACTTGGAGCCGAACCCTTTTTCTTCAGCTACGCTAAAAACCGCAATGCTGGTGAAACGTATGCCAAAATAATGCATTACTTTATAATAGCCATCTCACTGATCTTTGTTGCCCTTGTAGCCAATATAGACCTGTTAAAATATTTCATTCGTTCGCATGATCCTGATCAGCGCATTTTATATTGGTCGGGATTACAGGTAGTACCGGTATTGCTGTTTGGCTATGTAAGCCTGGGCATTTACATGAACTTATCTATCTGGTACAAGCTTTCTGATCAAACGAGATACGGTTTATATATTTCGGGTATCGGAGCGATACTGACCATTGTTCTCAACGTTATTTTCATTCCGAAGTACAGCTATATTGCTTCGGCATGGATTTCGCTTTTCACCTACTTCACCATGATGGTACTGTCGTACATCCTGGGACAAAAGAATTATCCTATACCATATAATTTAAAAAAAGCGTTGCTATATCTTATATTAGCCATACTGACGGTAGTGTTATCCTTCAACGTATTTCAGAGGAACATCATCGCAGGAAACGTTCTTCTGGTGATTTTTGCTGCAATAGCATTTTTTAAAGAGCGAAAGGAACTTTTGCAAATTATGGGGAAAGGCAATGAACGTAGTTAA
- the tatA gene encoding twin-arginine translocase TatA/TatE family subunit, whose amino-acid sequence MLNSILLIAGLGAPEIIIILVVILLLFGGRKIPELMRGLGRGVKEFKDAKDGDSYKEGDRRE is encoded by the coding sequence ATGTTAAATAGCATTTTACTTATAGCAGGGTTAGGAGCTCCTGAAATCATTATTATTCTCGTTGTTATCCTGCTATTATTTGGGGGACGTAAGATTCCGGAACTGATGCGCGGACTAGGACGCGGCGTGAAGGAATTTAAGGATGCCAAAGACGGTGATTCTTATAAAGAAGGCGATCGACGCGAGTAG
- a CDS encoding DUF4198 domain-containing protein, with translation MKYLICSLLLTCSFNLLNAQSYYLMPGGFFPEKGQMTDVGVFYGKGFDTVKAKKLPVSQLADASLYAGGKPINLLSANKDAESHLSVQLNNSGLCMVTAKKELSESEIDREDVIRQLSDEGFPELSGKVSDKEEMSINNIFALKTLLMAAKPSGNEYSEKTGHDLELVLLQNPYKLKYGEDLTAQILFKGKPLAKIRAEVYTKTLNGTVFPSESISDEDGKIYIKLNRSGDWMIKVINIAPAEKADYNRWCSTYTFGFRSE, from the coding sequence ATGAAATACCTGATCTGCTCGTTGTTACTGACATGTTCGTTTAATCTGCTTAATGCGCAAAGCTATTACCTCATGCCTGGCGGATTTTTTCCTGAAAAGGGGCAGATGACAGATGTTGGAGTTTTTTACGGGAAAGGGTTCGACACCGTTAAAGCGAAGAAATTACCTGTCTCACAGCTTGCTGACGCATCTTTATATGCCGGTGGAAAACCCATAAACCTTCTTTCTGCGAATAAGGACGCCGAGAGCCATTTATCGGTTCAGCTGAACAACTCTGGATTATGTATGGTGACCGCAAAAAAGGAATTATCCGAATCTGAAATAGATAGAGAAGATGTTATCAGGCAACTATCAGATGAAGGGTTTCCAGAGCTGTCTGGAAAAGTGAGTGATAAAGAGGAGATGAGTATAAACAACATATTCGCTTTGAAGACCTTATTGATGGCAGCAAAGCCTTCGGGTAATGAATATAGTGAAAAAACGGGACACGATCTGGAACTTGTGCTGCTTCAGAACCCGTATAAATTGAAATATGGAGAGGATTTGACTGCGCAGATATTGTTTAAAGGGAAACCTTTAGCTAAGATCAGGGCCGAAGTATACACCAAGACACTTAATGGTACTGTTTTTCCGTCTGAAAGCATCAGCGACGAAGACGGCAAGATTTATATTAAGCTTAACCGCTCTGGCGACTGGATGATAAAGGTTATTAACATAGCGCCGGCGGAAAAGGCAGATTACAATCGCTGGTGCTCTACGTACACCTTTGGTTTCAGAAGCGAATAA
- a CDS encoding OmpA family protein, whose translation MIRPFFYAVLVTCTVLLSCKSKKNIADSSVASQPASDVQYDAYRNKLPNTQVVRSEQSIKVTFDSEILFPTNSSYLTEKAKADIKKLAEVIKQQGDVKIVIEGHSDKTGTPEYNKWLSEKRAVSVKATLVSHGLTESSISTTGYGDTKPIADNRTPEGRAKNRRVELTITPVQ comes from the coding sequence ATGATAAGACCCTTCTTTTATGCAGTGCTTGTTACTTGTACGGTGCTGCTTTCATGCAAAAGCAAAAAAAATATCGCTGATAGTTCAGTTGCTTCGCAGCCTGCAAGTGATGTTCAGTATGATGCCTATCGTAATAAACTTCCCAATACCCAGGTTGTAAGATCTGAACAGAGTATAAAAGTCACTTTTGATTCAGAGATTCTTTTTCCGACTAATTCATCCTATCTTACAGAGAAGGCGAAGGCAGATATTAAGAAGTTGGCTGAGGTGATCAAGCAGCAGGGAGACGTTAAAATAGTGATAGAAGGACATTCTGATAAAACTGGAACCCCGGAGTATAATAAATGGCTTTCCGAAAAAAGAGCCGTATCTGTAAAAGCAACATTAGTAAGCCATGGTCTTACGGAAAGCAGTATAAGTACAACCGGATACGGCGATACAAAGCCTATTGCCGACAATCGTACTCCTGAAGGCCGTGCAAAAAACAGAAGGGTAGAACTTACTATTACGCCTGTACAGTAA
- the gatA gene encoding Asp-tRNA(Asn)/Glu-tRNA(Gln) amidotransferase subunit GatA, with product MEHHSSLSVVQAGIREGKLNLRNLAEEYLQRIEELKHLNAFIEVFNDEVLQKASEIQEKILAGKGGKLAGLIIGIKDLICYRQHGVSAGSRILKDYVSVFSSTVVERLLKEDAIIIGRLNCDEFAMGGSNENSWFGPVKNHADNTKVSGGSSGGSAVAVQAGLCMAALGTDTGGSVRQPASFCGVVGLKPTYGRVSRHGIVAYASSFDQVGPLTHSVEDAALILEVIAGHDDYDSTSSTLPVPAYSKNLNFTGKKRIAYLPETLQSEGLDPEVRALTEATIQKLKDEGHIVEPVSFPYLDYVVPTYYIITMAEASSNLARYDGVHYGYRSPNAVDLESTYKKSRSEGFGAEVKRRVMLGAFVLSAGHYDAFYGKAQRVRRLIREKTEEILNDYDFIILPTSPGPAFGLGEKTDDPVVMYLADIFTVQASLAGIPAISLPLGNNTQDLPLGIQLIGKRFGEPELLAFSNYLIDVTKNQ from the coding sequence ATGGAACATCATTCGTCCCTAAGCGTTGTACAGGCAGGAATCAGAGAGGGTAAACTTAACTTAAGAAACCTTGCGGAAGAATACCTGCAAAGGATTGAGGAGCTAAAGCATTTAAATGCGTTTATTGAAGTATTTAATGATGAGGTACTGCAAAAAGCTTCTGAAATACAGGAAAAGATCCTTGCTGGTAAAGGTGGAAAGCTGGCTGGCTTAATTATAGGAATAAAGGATTTGATCTGCTATCGTCAGCATGGTGTTTCTGCCGGATCCCGAATACTTAAAGATTATGTTTCGGTATTTTCATCCACTGTCGTTGAACGCCTGTTAAAAGAAGATGCCATTATTATAGGAAGACTGAACTGCGACGAATTTGCCATGGGAGGATCGAACGAAAACTCCTGGTTCGGGCCAGTAAAAAACCATGCCGACAATACCAAGGTTTCTGGTGGTTCGTCGGGCGGCTCTGCAGTTGCTGTTCAGGCCGGTCTTTGCATGGCCGCATTAGGCACTGATACCGGCGGATCGGTACGTCAGCCAGCCTCTTTTTGTGGTGTTGTAGGCTTAAAACCTACCTATGGCCGCGTATCACGACATGGTATTGTGGCCTATGCGTCATCGTTCGACCAGGTGGGCCCACTGACCCACTCTGTTGAGGATGCGGCACTTATTCTGGAAGTTATCGCGGGGCACGACGACTACGACAGTACTTCTTCTACTTTACCGGTACCCGCCTATTCAAAGAATCTCAACTTTACTGGCAAAAAGCGAATTGCCTACCTTCCGGAGACCCTGCAAAGTGAGGGCCTGGATCCGGAGGTAAGGGCGCTGACTGAAGCGACTATACAGAAACTAAAAGACGAAGGACATATCGTTGAACCTGTTTCATTTCCGTATCTGGATTATGTAGTGCCCACGTATTACATTATTACCATGGCAGAAGCTTCTTCAAACCTCGCACGGTACGACGGGGTACATTATGGCTATAGAAGTCCGAACGCCGTCGACCTTGAATCAACCTACAAAAAGTCGAGATCGGAGGGCTTTGGAGCAGAAGTTAAACGCCGCGTTATGCTGGGCGCTTTTGTTTTAAGCGCCGGCCATTACGATGCCTTTTACGGCAAAGCTCAGCGCGTGAGGCGACTTATACGTGAGAAGACAGAAGAAATTCTGAATGATTACGATTTTATCATATTACCTACCTCTCCCGGGCCAGCTTTTGGATTAGGTGAAAAAACAGATGATCCTGTAGTTATGTATCTGGCAGATATCTTCACGGTACAGGCGTCGCTTGCCGGAATTCCTGCGATCTCACTTCCATTAGGCAATAATACCCAGGATCTGCCGTTAGGAATACAACTGATTGGAAAACGATTTGGCGAGCCGGAATTGCTGGCTTTTTCAAATTACCTTATAGATGTAACTAAAAATCAGTAA
- a CDS encoding murein hydrolase activator EnvC family protein: MSLIRLFLCFAFLIIGGSVFAQSSSELKRRKEALTREIEMLRRSQSKVASSKRLSLKQINALNAQIRLREEKIRTINSEIRLLDNQISENTNTVRSLQSQLKKLKKEYAAMVLFAFRNQSAYSKLMFIFASKDFNQAYKRLKYLQQFGDYRQKQAQYIEQTQKSLGAKIVELDHNKREKSTLLSDQQNEKSTLGKEKNNQSVQLSRLSKQEKQLRQELLQKQKEVARLNRAIQNAINKEIEEERRRAEAAAKEAAERSGTTAKPVASGSGVLAATPEAARLSSDFLSNRGRLPWPVSVGTIVERFGNHGYGVNVTVENNGVDIKTSEGATVRAVFSGEVRSVYNIGGQYAVLIRHGEYFTVYSNLRTVSVSKGQKVAVKQSIGTVITDPVDGTTQLHFEVRKGALPMNPEGWLAN; this comes from the coding sequence ATGAGTTTGATTAGGCTATTTCTTTGTTTTGCATTCCTGATTATTGGCGGAAGCGTTTTTGCACAAAGCAGTTCGGAGCTTAAACGGCGCAAGGAGGCATTGACCAGAGAGATTGAGATGCTGAGGCGATCGCAGAGTAAGGTTGCCAGCAGCAAGCGTCTGTCGCTAAAACAAATTAATGCGCTCAATGCACAGATCAGATTAAGAGAAGAAAAGATCCGAACCATTAATTCAGAAATAAGGTTGCTCGACAATCAGATTTCAGAGAACACGAATACGGTTAGATCACTTCAGAGCCAGTTAAAAAAACTAAAGAAGGAATACGCTGCGATGGTGCTTTTCGCTTTTAGAAACCAGAGCGCCTACAGCAAACTGATGTTTATTTTTGCTTCAAAGGATTTCAACCAGGCTTATAAGCGGCTAAAATATCTTCAGCAATTCGGGGATTACAGGCAGAAACAGGCTCAGTATATTGAACAAACACAAAAATCACTTGGAGCCAAAATTGTAGAACTTGATCATAACAAACGGGAAAAAAGCACCTTGCTTAGCGATCAGCAAAATGAAAAGTCAACGCTGGGTAAAGAAAAGAACAATCAGTCGGTTCAGTTAAGCCGGTTAAGCAAACAGGAAAAGCAACTGAGACAGGAACTACTGCAAAAGCAAAAAGAAGTGGCGCGCCTAAACCGGGCTATCCAAAACGCCATCAATAAAGAAATTGAAGAAGAACGGCGAAGAGCTGAGGCTGCGGCCAAAGAAGCTGCAGAAAGAAGCGGAACAACGGCTAAACCTGTTGCGAGCGGATCGGGTGTTCTTGCAGCTACGCCTGAAGCAGCTCGTCTCTCCTCTGATTTCCTTAGTAACCGTGGACGACTGCCATGGCCTGTAAGTGTCGGGACTATTGTTGAACGCTTTGGAAATCACGGATATGGCGTAAACGTTACGGTTGAAAATAACGGCGTGGATATTAAAACCAGCGAAGGAGCTACCGTAAGGGCAGTATTTTCAGGGGAGGTTCGGTCTGTTTATAACATTGGAGGCCAATATGCAGTGCTTATCCGTCATGGTGAGTATTTTACAGTATACTCTAACTTACGGACAGTGAGCGTATCGAAAGGCCAGAAAGTAGCCGTGAAGCAATCCATAGGCACAGTAATTACCGACCCGGTAGATGGCACAACTCAGCTGCATTTTGAAGTGCGGAAGGGCGCGTTGCCGATGAATCCCGAAGGCTGGCTGGCGAATTGA